The Microplitis demolitor isolate Queensland-Clemson2020A chromosome 8, iyMicDemo2.1a, whole genome shotgun sequence genome has a segment encoding these proteins:
- the LOC128668470 gene encoding uncharacterized protein LOC128668470, whose translation MDPRDAEKTAFFTPDGHWAYCCMPFGLECAPAIFQRMMDSALSDVKESIEDDVFEENQPGLSSAFQAPADPELEIEPEPEIEPEETDEEEEEAVRLMDDEYLLNELEKSSSDRGDENSPEAINRQQMRKDLRKSFIRFNKALEKRAINVSDEEADRTVCPDDYYNPLPVGYLSEEHNESEDSDESEEIEEEDEEFLCQNEDIERDENSSKASCSEPEFQVEILPATRQTPRADEIREKYLTAGRSPSTPMWNNTVLKAVQANCKELDYDDHKKSFYWKDAENSDDNTSTVIARPSTCQTNVEDVFAASSSMAHAETPKRKVTTTSKNLGHEKILLNENQQPMIQVEVRGEQDDGDAQVNESDLLYTTQPEAVDKQLGNELEMIVDLPP comes from the exons ATGGACCCCAGAGACGCCGAAAAAACAGCGTTTTTCACCCCTGACGGTCATTGGGCATATTGCTGTATGCCTTTTGGGCTTGAGTGTGCTCCAGCAATTTTTCAACGTATGATGGATTCCGCATTGAGTGATGTTAAAG AAAGTATCGAAGACGACgtttttgaagaaaatcaaCCAGGGCTCTCTTCAGCATTTCAGGCTCCAGCCGATCCGGAATTGGAGATTGAGCCAGAACCCGAAATAGAACCAGAAGAAACAGATGAGGAGGAAGAGGAAGCAGTCCGACTCATGGACGATGAATATCTGCTAAACGAACTGGAGAAAAGTTCCAGCGATCGGGGGGATGAAAACTCTCCTGAAGCGATAAATCGACAACAAATGCGAAAAGATTTGAGAAAATCATTTATACGTTTCAATAAAGCCCTAGAAAAACGAGCGATTAATGTATCAGATGAAGAAGCAGATCGCACTGTTTGCCCAGACGACTATTACAATCCACTGCCTGTG GGCTACTTGTCGGAAGAACATAACGAATCTGAAGACTCGGATGAGTCCGAGGAAatagaagaagaagatgaagaatTCCTTTGTCAAAATGAAGATATAGAAAGAGATGAGAACTCAAGTAAAGCCAGTTGCTCTGAACCAGAATTCCAAGTAGAAATACTCCCTGCAACTCGACAGACACCGCGAGCTGACGAGATTCGAGAGAAATATCTTACCGCGGGTAGAAGTCCGTCGACTCCTATGTGGAATAACACGGTGCTGAAAGCTGTGCAAGCAAATTGCAAAGAACTTGACTACGACGATCATAAAAAAAGCTTTTACTGGAAGGACGCAGAAAATTCTGATGATAATACATCTACAGTCATCGCGAGGCCATCCACTTGCCAAACGAACGTTGAAGATGTTTTTGCAGCTTCATCCAGTATGGCACACGCGGAAACGCCCAAACGTAAAGTGACAACCACAAGTAAAAATCTAGGACATGAAAAGATCTTGCTGAACGAGAATCAGCAGCCCA TGATTCAAGTGGAAGTACGTGGAGAACAAGATGACGGAGATGCTCAGGTGAACGAATCTGACCTTCTCTACACTACTCAACCGGAAGCTGTTGACAAACAACTGGGGAATGAGCTGGAGATGATTGTTGATTTACCTCCTTAA